In Pseudomonas hamedanensis, a single window of DNA contains:
- the ispD gene encoding 2-C-methyl-D-erythritol 4-phosphate cytidylyltransferase, with the protein MIDSLPAFWAVIPAAGVGARMAADRPKQYLQLGGRTILEHSLGCFLDHPSLKGLVVSLAVDDPYWPHLACVNDPRIQRVDGGAERSGSVLNALLHLHAHGADDEDWVLVHDAARPNLSRDDLDKLLADLADDPVGGLLAVPARDTLKRVDKNGRVVETVDRSVIWQAYTPQMFRLGALHRALADSLVADAVITDEASAMEWAGLAPRLIEGRADNLKVTRPEDLEWLRQRWANRR; encoded by the coding sequence ATGATCGATTCTCTGCCGGCCTTCTGGGCCGTGATTCCTGCCGCGGGCGTCGGTGCCCGGATGGCCGCGGACCGTCCCAAGCAATACCTGCAACTGGGCGGGCGCACAATTCTTGAACACAGCCTCGGCTGTTTCCTTGATCACCCAAGCCTGAAGGGGCTGGTGGTCAGTCTCGCTGTTGACGACCCTTATTGGCCGCACCTGGCGTGCGTCAACGATCCGCGGATTCAGCGGGTTGACGGCGGAGCGGAGCGTTCTGGCTCGGTGCTCAACGCCTTGCTGCATCTGCATGCGCACGGTGCTGATGACGAAGATTGGGTGCTGGTGCACGATGCGGCACGGCCGAACCTGAGTCGCGACGATCTCGACAAACTGCTCGCCGACCTGGCTGATGACCCGGTGGGCGGCCTGTTGGCCGTGCCTGCCCGCGACACGCTTAAACGCGTCGATAAAAACGGGCGCGTGGTTGAAACCGTGGATCGCAGCGTGATCTGGCAGGCGTATACGCCGCAGATGTTTCGCCTCGGCGCGTTGCATCGGGCGTTGGCCGACAGTCTGGTGGCGGATGCCGTGATTACCGATGAAGCTTCGGCGATGGAGTGGGCCGGTCTGGCGCCGCGCCTCATCGAGGGGCGGGCAGATAACCTCAAGGTGACCCGGCCTGAAGATCTGGAGTGGTTGCGCCAGCGGTGGGCTAATCGCCGCTGA